A stretch of the Bacillus sp. FJAT-18017 genome encodes the following:
- the glyA gene encoding serine hydroxymethyltransferase: MKHLAERDPQVYEAIQKELGRQRSKIELIASENFVSEAVMEAQGSVLTNKYAEGYPNRRYYGGCEYVDIAEDLARDRVKEIFGAEHANVQPHSGAQANMAVYFTILEPGDTVLGMNLSHGGHLTHGSPVNFSGVQYKFIEYGVDQETHLINYNDVREKALEHKPKLIVAGASAYPREIDFKKFKEIADEVGAYLMVDMAHIAGLVAAGLHQSPVPYADFVTSTTHKTLRGPRGGLILCREEFAKKIDKSIFPGIQGGPLMHVVAAKAVAFGEVLQDSFKEYAKNIIENAKALANGLQAEGVSLVSGGTDNHLILIDLRSLGLTGKVAEKVLDEIGITVNKNTIPFDPESPFVTSGIRIGTAAVTSRGFGAEEMKEIASLIAFTLKNHDDETKLTEAKERVDALTQNFTLYPEY; this comes from the coding sequence ATGAAGCATTTGGCAGAACGGGATCCACAAGTATATGAAGCAATTCAAAAGGAATTGGGAAGACAGCGTTCAAAAATTGAACTAATTGCATCGGAGAATTTTGTCAGTGAAGCGGTTATGGAAGCGCAAGGATCGGTGCTTACTAATAAATATGCGGAAGGCTATCCTAACCGGCGCTATTATGGCGGATGTGAGTATGTAGATATTGCCGAGGACTTAGCTCGTGATCGGGTTAAGGAAATCTTTGGTGCTGAACATGCCAATGTCCAGCCTCACTCGGGCGCCCAGGCAAACATGGCGGTATATTTCACTATACTTGAGCCGGGAGATACTGTATTAGGCATGAATTTGTCCCATGGCGGCCATTTAACACACGGCAGCCCTGTAAATTTCAGTGGGGTTCAATACAAGTTTATTGAGTACGGCGTTGATCAGGAAACGCATTTGATTAATTACAATGATGTCCGTGAAAAGGCACTTGAGCATAAGCCAAAGCTGATTGTAGCTGGGGCGAGCGCATATCCTCGTGAAATTGATTTTAAGAAGTTTAAGGAAATTGCCGATGAAGTTGGCGCATATTTAATGGTCGACATGGCCCATATTGCCGGTCTTGTTGCTGCTGGCCTTCATCAAAGCCCTGTTCCTTATGCTGATTTTGTAACATCGACCACGCATAAAACTCTCCGTGGCCCTCGAGGAGGATTAATTCTTTGCCGTGAGGAGTTTGCCAAGAAAATAGACAAGTCCATCTTTCCAGGAATCCAAGGGGGGCCGCTAATGCATGTCGTTGCAGCCAAGGCTGTTGCGTTTGGTGAAGTCCTTCAGGATTCCTTTAAGGAATATGCTAAAAACATTATTGAAAATGCAAAGGCTCTTGCAAATGGCTTGCAGGCGGAAGGGGTTTCACTTGTATCTGGCGGGACCGATAACCATCTAATCCTAATTGATCTCAGATCGCTTGGATTGACCGGTAAAGTTGCCGAAAAGGTTTTGGACGAGATTGGTATTACTGTCAACAAAAACACGATTCCATTCGATCCCGAAAGCCCTTTTGTCACAAGCGGCATCCGTATCGGAACTGCAGCTGTCACTTCCCGTGGCTTTGGTGCTGAAGAGATGAAGGAAATTGCTTCGTTGATTGCTTTTACTTTGAAAAACCATGATGATGAGACAAAACTAACTGAGGCAAAGGAACGCGTTGACGCGTTAACCCAAAATTTCACTCTCTACCCTGAATATTAA
- the upp gene encoding uracil phosphoribosyltransferase, producing the protein MAKVHVYDHPLIQHKLTYIRDKDTGTKEFRELVDEVATLMAYEITRDMPLEDIEIETPVSLAKAKVLSGKKIGLVPILRAGIGMVDGILKLIPAAKVGHIGLYRDPKTLKPVEYYVKLPSDVEERDFIVVDPMLATGGSAIEAIHSLKKRGAKQIKFMCLIAAPEGVEALKEAHPDVDIYIAGLDEKLNDHGYIVPGLGDAGDRLFGTK; encoded by the coding sequence GTGGCAAAAGTTCATGTTTATGACCATCCGCTAATTCAGCACAAGTTGACCTACATACGTGACAAAGACACCGGAACAAAGGAATTCCGCGAACTGGTGGATGAAGTCGCGACACTGATGGCCTATGAAATTACGAGGGACATGCCTCTTGAAGACATTGAAATTGAAACTCCAGTCAGCCTGGCGAAGGCCAAGGTCTTGTCCGGGAAGAAAATTGGCCTTGTTCCAATTCTTCGTGCAGGTATTGGGATGGTCGATGGAATTCTAAAATTGATTCCGGCTGCAAAGGTTGGGCATATCGGCTTGTACCGTGATCCCAAAACATTGAAACCTGTAGAGTATTATGTAAAGCTTCCAAGCGATGTAGAAGAACGTGATTTCATTGTTGTCGATCCAATGCTGGCGACAGGCGGTTCTGCCATTGAGGCTATCCACTCTTTGAAAAAGCGTGGCGCAAAGCAAATTAAATTTATGTGCTTGATCGCGGCTCCTGAAGGCGTCGAGGCACTGAAAGAAGCTCATCCTGATGTTGATATATACATTGCCGGGCTTGATGAGAAGCTGAATGACCATGGCTATATCGTACCTGGGCTAGGCGATGCTGGCGACAGGCTGTTTGGAACAAAGTAA
- a CDS encoding AAA family ATPase, with protein sequence MVHLKRVTLVKEIHESYYPFNLPLVQNFKDFTFENKVTLFVGENGSGKSTFLEAIAANSGIPLIGSAVTIDSDSSLEPARELGQKLKLTWKIRSKNGFFFRANDFINFSRKLAEVKIESKQAVKEIRERDRFSLEALPFARTLYDLQELYGDGLEVRSHGESFLDLFQARFRPSGLYLLDEPEAPLSPLKQLSLISLILEMVKMDAQFIIATHSPMLMAIPGADIYTLDEGLFKKTPYEEVEHVRLTKDFIENPQRFIRHL encoded by the coding sequence ATGGTTCATCTAAAACGTGTGACTCTAGTTAAGGAAATACATGAATCATATTATCCTTTTAACCTGCCCCTTGTTCAAAACTTCAAAGATTTCACTTTTGAAAATAAGGTTACTCTATTTGTAGGGGAAAATGGGTCAGGCAAGTCTACCTTTCTTGAGGCCATTGCCGCCAATAGCGGAATTCCCCTCATTGGCTCCGCTGTGACAATTGATTCCGACAGCTCTCTTGAACCTGCCCGGGAGCTCGGGCAAAAGTTAAAGCTGACGTGGAAAATTCGTTCAAAGAACGGGTTTTTCTTCCGTGCCAATGACTTTATTAATTTTTCCAGAAAGCTCGCTGAAGTAAAAATTGAATCTAAACAGGCAGTAAAAGAAATTCGTGAGCGGGACAGGTTTAGCCTCGAAGCGCTTCCTTTTGCCAGGACGCTTTACGATTTGCAGGAACTCTACGGGGATGGACTGGAGGTCCGGTCACACGGGGAAAGCTTTTTGGACCTATTCCAGGCAAGATTTCGCCCATCTGGCCTCTATCTTCTGGACGAGCCCGAAGCCCCATTGTCTCCCTTGAAACAACTGTCACTAATCTCTCTTATTCTTGAAATGGTCAAGATGGATGCCCAATTCATCATCGCTACCCATTCACCGATGCTTATGGCCATTCCCGGAGCAGATATTTACACCCTTGATGAAGGATTATTTAAAAAAACCCCATACGAAGAAGTCGAACACGTACGCCTGACTAAGGATTTCATAGAAAACCCACAGCGTTTCATAAGGCATCTATAG
- a CDS encoding S8 family serine peptidase, protein MRKLTVAMFLILLLCGVQKSEASVSVPPLPEEDPKAIESGIIIMKEKATEDEIRRLLKRYPSVKLRYLFSESIYGFSLEGNHGEILKLEKEAWVETFSPIKTYKSETLTKEQNRTNSIDKDYSVSGYPLLINTQQRLTGRGVSVGVIDTGIDYTHPDLRRNYRGGWDFVDHDDDPMETIGKSSKSTLHGTHVAGIIAANGKMRGIAPDAGLRAYRALGPGGTGTSELVLAAIDQAIKDKVDILNLSLGNDVNGPDLPISVALNKAVEKGVVAVVSNGNSGPEQWTVGAPGTSSKSISVGASTPLMKVPFILIEGTNEKIKLETMAGSEQWKSSPSFDLTDGGYGNEHELRQSKNKVALIKRGKLTFAQKVQNALRKGAKGVIIYNNVKGGFAGNLNSTVPFPVSSITKASGEQLLSRIKVGKDSARIIFKEESNLIAAFSSRGPVTGTWEIKPDVVAPGVAISSTVPGGYLQLNGTSMAAPYVAGVCALIKQAHPEWTPQEIKAALMNTALPLHQKSGKDYKTFEQGSGRIQPEKAARHDVLVMPGSITFGKMQRTLWKSAETRKLTIKNVGSGHVRVAFSIPPSQAGLDWKMPLPFELGPGEKKAVSITLRIDPDELKGKMAEGAFSMQAGDSKIRVPYIFAFTEPDYPRVMGFEFAEGDAPGNYLYEVYLPGGAEEFGIALFRKSDYRFSGFLDYGRRIERGYRKRNIVQENLPDPGLYIAKIFARKAGKEDMVETIIQIEP, encoded by the coding sequence ATGCGGAAATTAACAGTTGCTATGTTTTTAATCTTATTGCTGTGTGGGGTCCAAAAAAGTGAGGCGTCCGTATCAGTGCCTCCACTTCCTGAAGAAGATCCGAAAGCTATCGAGTCGGGAATAATTATTATGAAGGAAAAGGCAACCGAGGATGAAATCCGCAGACTTCTAAAGAGATACCCAAGTGTAAAACTCCGTTATCTATTTTCAGAATCAATTTATGGATTTTCTCTAGAAGGTAATCATGGAGAAATTTTGAAGTTGGAAAAAGAAGCATGGGTTGAGACTTTTTCACCTATTAAAACGTATAAAAGTGAAACTCTCACAAAAGAGCAAAATCGGACTAACTCAATAGATAAAGATTATTCAGTGAGCGGCTACCCACTGTTAATTAACACCCAGCAACGGTTGACGGGAAGAGGGGTTAGTGTTGGGGTTATCGATACCGGAATTGATTATACTCATCCCGATTTAAGAAGAAATTATCGAGGCGGCTGGGACTTCGTTGATCATGATGATGATCCTATGGAGACAATAGGAAAATCCAGCAAATCAACCTTACACGGGACGCATGTAGCAGGAATCATTGCGGCAAATGGAAAAATGCGCGGTATAGCACCGGATGCTGGGCTCAGAGCGTACCGAGCCCTAGGTCCGGGTGGGACAGGCACTTCTGAACTTGTATTGGCCGCGATTGACCAAGCTATTAAGGATAAGGTGGATATTCTAAATCTATCTTTAGGCAATGATGTAAATGGTCCTGATCTGCCTATTTCAGTTGCTTTAAATAAGGCAGTTGAAAAAGGGGTTGTCGCGGTTGTTTCAAACGGGAATTCTGGTCCGGAGCAATGGACTGTCGGTGCGCCTGGAACATCCTCAAAGTCAATTTCTGTGGGAGCTTCCACACCTCTAATGAAAGTTCCATTTATATTAATAGAAGGAACAAACGAAAAAATAAAGTTAGAAACAATGGCTGGTTCTGAACAATGGAAATCAAGTCCTTCATTCGATTTAACAGATGGAGGCTATGGCAATGAACATGAGTTGAGACAGTCAAAAAATAAAGTTGCCCTAATCAAACGGGGAAAGTTGACCTTTGCCCAAAAAGTCCAAAATGCACTAAGAAAAGGGGCTAAGGGAGTAATTATATACAATAATGTAAAAGGCGGCTTTGCAGGCAATTTAAACTCTACTGTCCCATTCCCGGTATCATCCATTACAAAAGCTTCGGGAGAACAACTTTTAAGCCGAATAAAAGTAGGTAAGGATTCAGCCCGTATTATTTTTAAGGAGGAGAGTAACCTTATAGCGGCATTTAGCTCAAGGGGCCCTGTTACAGGAACGTGGGAAATCAAACCTGATGTAGTCGCCCCAGGGGTGGCTATTTCCAGTACAGTTCCTGGAGGATATTTGCAATTAAATGGGACAAGCATGGCCGCTCCTTATGTAGCGGGTGTATGTGCTCTCATAAAACAGGCACATCCAGAGTGGACCCCGCAAGAAATAAAAGCGGCACTCATGAATACAGCACTTCCTTTGCATCAGAAAAGCGGTAAGGATTACAAAACCTTTGAACAGGGATCCGGGCGTATTCAGCCAGAGAAGGCTGCCAGGCATGATGTGCTTGTTATGCCAGGTTCAATTACCTTTGGAAAAATGCAAAGGACATTATGGAAATCAGCTGAAACCCGTAAGCTTACAATTAAAAATGTTGGTTCAGGACATGTTAGGGTTGCCTTTTCGATACCTCCCAGCCAGGCGGGGCTTGATTGGAAAATGCCTTTGCCCTTTGAGTTAGGGCCAGGTGAGAAGAAGGCAGTCTCAATTACGTTGCGTATTGATCCCGATGAGTTGAAAGGAAAGATGGCTGAGGGTGCTTTTTCAATGCAAGCAGGGGACAGCAAAATCAGGGTCCCGTATATCTTTGCATTCACTGAACCAGATTACCCTCGGGTGATGGGGTTTGAATTTGCTGAGGGCGATGCCCCAGGAAACTATTTATATGAAGTGTATTTACCTGGGGGAGCGGAAGAGTTTGGGATTGCCCTTTTCAGAAAGTCGGATTATAGATTTTCTGGATTCCTTGATTATGGGAGAAGAATTGAAAGAGGGTATAGGAAACGGAATATTGTACAGGAAAACCTGCCCGATCCTGGGCTATATATCGCAAAAATATTTGCCAGGAAAGCAGGAAAAGAGGATATGGTGGAAACTATTATTCAGATTGAACCATGA
- a CDS encoding AtpZ/AtpI family protein, whose protein sequence is MRRDERHPFKAMALMSAILSQLVGSILFGIFAGRWLDGKADTEPLFLIIGLFIGLTMGVYAMLRLINHYYSGD, encoded by the coding sequence ATGCGTCGTGACGAACGCCACCCTTTTAAGGCAATGGCACTAATGTCGGCAATCCTCTCCCAGCTAGTCGGCTCAATCCTGTTTGGCATATTTGCCGGAAGATGGCTGGACGGCAAGGCCGATACGGAACCCCTTTTCTTAATTATTGGGCTGTTCATTGGATTGACAATGGGTGTCTATGCCATGCTTCGCCTCATAAATCATTATTATTCAGGAGACTAA
- a CDS encoding ATP synthase subunit I, producing MSDIGTIYSRIRRYIFFLLSIYFLGWGFTDFPHIFGGLILGTSLSMFNLWLMVRKMGQFGEAVAQGRRVRSLGSMSRMATGALAVIISMRYPDQFHIISVVLGLMTSYIVIMIDFLKETFLRN from the coding sequence ATGTCCGATATAGGGACCATTTATTCCCGGATTCGAAGATACATATTTTTTTTACTATCGATTTATTTCCTCGGCTGGGGATTTACTGACTTTCCGCATATATTCGGCGGTCTTATATTAGGTACCTCATTAAGCATGTTCAACCTATGGTTGATGGTGAGGAAAATGGGGCAATTTGGTGAAGCTGTGGCTCAGGGTAGAAGGGTCCGTTCCTTGGGTTCTATGTCAAGAATGGCAACCGGAGCCCTGGCAGTCATCATATCTATGAGATATCCAGACCAGTTTCATATTATTAGTGTTGTTTTGGGATTAATGACATCCTATATTGTCATTATGATAGATTTTCTTAAAGAAACATTTTTGCGTAATTAG
- the atpB gene encoding F0F1 ATP synthase subunit A, translating to MHHENPIVGPFFGLYFNQANILMITVATAIVFLIAMLATRKLAMKPTGMQNFMEWVMDFVKNIINSTMDWKTGGRFHILGITLIMYIFVSNMIGLPFSVVINNELWWKSPTADPVITLTLATLVVGLSHYYGVKMRGLKGYSKEFFQPFWFMFPIKLIEEFANTLTLGLRLYGNIYAGEILLGLIAGGMATGFFGHLAAVIPMLAWQGFSVFIGAIQAFIFTMLTMVYLAHKVSSDH from the coding sequence TTGCATCATGAAAATCCAATAGTGGGTCCGTTTTTTGGTCTGTATTTCAATCAGGCAAACATTTTAATGATTACGGTGGCTACAGCGATTGTGTTTCTTATAGCAATGCTGGCAACCCGTAAGCTGGCAATGAAGCCGACTGGTATGCAGAACTTCATGGAGTGGGTCATGGATTTTGTAAAGAACATCATTAATAGTACGATGGACTGGAAAACAGGGGGAAGGTTCCATATCCTCGGCATTACCCTGATAATGTACATATTTGTCTCAAACATGATTGGGCTGCCATTCTCAGTCGTCATCAATAATGAACTCTGGTGGAAATCTCCAACTGCAGATCCGGTCATAACCTTGACACTTGCAACTTTGGTTGTAGGGTTATCACACTATTACGGTGTGAAAATGAGGGGTTTGAAGGGATACAGCAAGGAATTCTTCCAGCCATTCTGGTTCATGTTCCCAATTAAGCTCATTGAGGAATTTGCAAATACCTTAACGTTAGGCCTTCGTCTTTACGGCAATATCTATGCGGGGGAAATTTTGCTAGGTTTGATTGCCGGAGGTATGGCTACAGGTTTCTTCGGCCATCTTGCAGCAGTCATCCCGATGCTGGCATGGCAAGGATTTTCAGTCTTCATTGGCGCCATACAGGCATTTATTTTCACCATGTTAACGATGGTTTATCTGGCCCATAAAGTCAGCAGTGACCATTAA
- the atpE gene encoding F0F1 ATP synthase subunit C produces the protein MGLIAAAIAIGLAALGAGIGNGLIVSKTVEGIARQPEARGMLQTTMFIGVALVEAIPIIAVVIAFMVLGQ, from the coding sequence ATGGGTCTTATAGCAGCAGCAATTGCAATTGGTTTGGCAGCACTAGGTGCAGGTATCGGTAACGGTCTTATCGTTTCTAAAACAGTCGAGGGTATTGCACGTCAGCCTGAAGCTCGCGGTATGCTTCAAACAACTATGTTCATCGGGGTTGCGTTGGTTGAGGCGATTCCTATTATCGCGGTTGTTATCGCATTCATGGTTCTAGGCCAATAA
- the atpF gene encoding F0F1 ATP synthase subunit B, producing the protein MTLEGSDSRVLTSLVLGVAENGEKAPLFNGGDILFQLVMFIILLALLKKFAWGPLMGIMQEREQHIANEISQAERANLEAKKQLEEQRELLKEARVEAQGLIENARRQGDVQREEIIAIARTEADRIKESAKMEIEQQKEQAVATIREQVASLSVLIASKVIERELGEQDQQKLIDEFIQEAGKGQ; encoded by the coding sequence ATGACTCTTGAAGGGAGTGACTCGAGGGTGTTGACAAGTTTAGTTTTGGGTGTGGCCGAGAATGGCGAAAAAGCGCCCCTTTTTAACGGCGGAGATATTCTTTTCCAATTAGTAATGTTTATAATTCTGTTGGCATTGCTCAAGAAGTTCGCATGGGGTCCGCTGATGGGCATCATGCAAGAGCGTGAACAACATATAGCAAATGAAATAAGCCAGGCTGAAAGAGCAAATCTTGAAGCGAAAAAACAACTTGAAGAACAGCGCGAGCTTCTTAAAGAAGCACGTGTTGAAGCACAAGGCCTTATTGAAAACGCCCGCAGGCAGGGAGATGTCCAGCGCGAGGAAATTATTGCGATTGCCCGTACAGAAGCTGACCGGATTAAAGAATCCGCTAAGATGGAAATCGAGCAGCAAAAGGAACAGGCTGTTGCCACTATCCGCGAGCAGGTTGCCTCACTTTCAGTCTTGATTGCTTCTAAAGTCATTGAGCGTGAGCTTGGTGAGCAAGATCAGCAAAAGCTGATTGATGAATTTATCCAAGAGGCAGGAAAAGGCCAATGA
- a CDS encoding F0F1 ATP synthase subunit delta, producing MSTSMIAKRYALALFKLAKEHGLLDVIEEDLRVVRDVFNSNSELNAVLKSPRLSLDQKKVIVKGAFTGINPYVQNTLMILIDRHRENEIPGVADGYIDLANNAKGIAEAKVYSIRPLSDEEKIALSASFAAKVGKRALRIENIIDTDLLGGIKVRIGNRIFDGSLRGKLDRLERKLLT from the coding sequence ATGAGCACTTCCATGATTGCAAAACGCTATGCACTGGCTTTGTTCAAGCTGGCTAAAGAACATGGCCTGCTGGATGTGATTGAAGAAGACCTGAGGGTAGTCAGGGACGTATTCAATTCCAATAGTGAGTTGAATGCGGTGCTTAAATCCCCGCGGTTATCTCTGGACCAGAAGAAAGTAATTGTAAAAGGCGCTTTTACAGGTATTAATCCATATGTACAAAACACGTTAATGATACTAATTGACCGCCATCGTGAAAATGAAATTCCAGGTGTTGCTGACGGGTATATCGATCTCGCAAATAATGCGAAAGGGATTGCCGAGGCGAAGGTCTATAGTATTCGTCCACTTTCTGATGAAGAGAAAATAGCACTATCTGCTTCGTTTGCCGCAAAGGTAGGCAAGCGAGCGCTTCGGATTGAGAATATCATTGATACCGATCTTCTTGGCGGAATCAAGGTACGCATTGGAAACCGAATTTTCGACGGCAGCCTGCGCGGCAAGCTGGACCGTCTTGAACGTAAATTATTGACCTAG
- the atpA gene encoding F0F1 ATP synthase subunit alpha: protein MSIKAEEISALIKQQIENYQSEIQVSDVGTVIQVGDGIARAHGLDNVMAGELVEFSNGVMGMAQNLEENNVGIIILGPYTEIREGDEVRRTGRIMEVPVGDALIGRVVNPLGQPIDGLGPINTTKTRPIEAVAPGVMDRKSVHEPLQTGIKAIDALVPIGRGQRELIIGDRQTGKTTVAIDTIINQKGQNMICIYVAIGQKESTVRNAVETLRKYGALDYTIVVTAAASQPAPLLYLAPYAGVSMAEEFMYDGKHVLVVYDDLSKQAAAYRELSLLLRRPPGREAYPGDVFYLHSRLLERAAKLSDAKGAGSITALPFIETQAGDVSAYIPTNVISITDGQIFLQSDLFFSGVRPAINAGLSVSRVGGSAQIKAMKKVSGTLRLDLASYRELEAFSQFGSDLDKATQAKLGRGARTVEVLKQDLHKPLAVEKQVAILYALTRGFLDDIPVSDIRRFESEFHSWLDHNRKEVLDHIRTTKELPSDDDMASAINDFKKTFAVSE, encoded by the coding sequence ATGAGCATCAAAGCTGAAGAAATTAGTGCGCTGATAAAACAGCAAATCGAAAACTATCAGTCGGAAATTCAAGTGAGTGATGTTGGTACAGTTATCCAGGTGGGTGACGGTATTGCTCGTGCTCATGGCCTCGACAATGTCATGGCTGGGGAACTTGTTGAGTTTTCGAACGGCGTTATGGGAATGGCGCAAAACCTTGAAGAAAATAACGTTGGTATTATCATCCTTGGACCATACACGGAAATTCGCGAAGGCGATGAAGTCCGCCGTACTGGCCGTATCATGGAAGTACCTGTAGGGGACGCCCTGATTGGACGCGTTGTAAACCCTCTTGGCCAACCGATTGACGGATTGGGACCAATCAATACAACTAAGACTCGTCCTATTGAAGCGGTTGCTCCAGGGGTTATGGACCGTAAATCTGTACATGAGCCGCTACAGACCGGTATCAAGGCAATCGATGCTCTTGTACCAATTGGCCGCGGCCAGCGTGAGCTTATCATCGGTGACCGTCAAACTGGTAAAACAACGGTTGCGATTGATACAATCATCAACCAAAAAGGCCAGAATATGATTTGTATTTATGTTGCTATCGGACAAAAAGAATCAACTGTTCGAAATGCGGTTGAAACACTTCGTAAATACGGTGCTCTTGATTATACAATTGTTGTTACTGCGGCTGCATCCCAGCCAGCTCCTCTATTGTACCTAGCTCCATATGCTGGTGTATCAATGGCTGAGGAATTCATGTATGATGGCAAGCACGTGCTAGTCGTTTATGATGACCTATCCAAGCAAGCAGCGGCGTACCGTGAGCTTTCCTTGTTGCTCCGCCGCCCTCCAGGCCGTGAAGCTTATCCAGGGGACGTTTTCTACTTGCACAGCCGCCTGCTTGAGCGTGCTGCTAAGTTGAGCGATGCAAAAGGTGCTGGTTCTATCACGGCATTGCCGTTCATTGAAACACAAGCAGGGGATGTTTCTGCTTATATTCCGACAAACGTTATTTCCATCACGGATGGACAGATTTTCCTTCAGTCTGACCTATTCTTTTCCGGCGTACGTCCGGCGATTAATGCCGGTCTTTCTGTATCACGTGTAGGGGGTTCTGCACAAATCAAGGCAATGAAGAAGGTTTCCGGTACACTTCGTCTTGACCTTGCTTCATACCGTGAATTGGAGGCATTCTCCCAATTCGGTTCTGACCTTGATAAAGCTACCCAGGCGAAGCTTGGCCGTGGTGCCCGTACAGTAGAAGTCCTAAAGCAGGATCTTCACAAGCCGCTCGCTGTTGAAAAGCAGGTTGCAATCCTGTACGCACTGACTCGTGGATTCCTTGATGATATTCCTGTCAGTGATATCCGCCGTTTTGAATCCGAATTCCATTCCTGGCTCGACCATAACCGCAAAGAAGTGTTGGATCATATCCGTACAACGAAGGAGCTTCCATCGGACGACGATATGGCATCTGCAATCAATGACTTCAAAAAGACATTTGCAGTTTCGGAATAA
- the atpG gene encoding ATP synthase F1 subunit gamma, with protein sequence MASLRDIKSRINSTKKTSQITKAMEMVSAAKWNRGVTNAKSFVPYMEKIQEVTASIAVGSKDSNHPMLQHRPVKKTGYLVITSDRGLAGAFNSNILRQSLQAIQERHKSNDEFGIIAIGRVGRDFFLKRGMNVVLDIVGISDQPSFDDIKEIASNTVGMFSDGTFDELHMYYSHYVSAISQDVTHKKLLPLTDIAASSKLTSYEFEPNAEEILDVLLPQYAESLIYGALLDSKASEHAARMTAMRNATDNAHELISSYSLTYNRARQAAITQEITEIVGGASALE encoded by the coding sequence GTGGCATCATTACGCGATATAAAATCCCGGATAAACTCCACAAAAAAGACAAGCCAAATCACCAAAGCAATGGAGATGGTATCTGCTGCTAAGTGGAACCGGGGTGTGACCAATGCAAAATCATTTGTCCCATATATGGAGAAAATCCAGGAAGTAACAGCTTCCATCGCTGTTGGCAGCAAGGATTCAAATCATCCAATGCTTCAGCATCGCCCGGTAAAAAAGACCGGCTATCTAGTTATCACTTCTGATAGGGGCCTTGCCGGGGCATTCAACAGCAATATTTTGCGTCAAAGCCTTCAGGCCATCCAGGAGCGCCATAAATCCAACGATGAGTTCGGAATTATTGCTATAGGCCGGGTGGGCCGCGACTTCTTTTTGAAAAGGGGCATGAACGTTGTGCTGGATATTGTCGGAATTTCGGATCAGCCGTCATTCGATGATATTAAAGAAATTGCCAGCAATACAGTCGGAATGTTCTCTGATGGTACATTCGATGAACTTCATATGTACTATAGCCATTATGTAAGTGCAATTTCACAGGATGTTACTCATAAAAAGTTACTGCCGCTGACGGATATTGCAGCATCATCAAAGCTTACATCCTATGAATTCGAACCCAATGCTGAAGAGATTCTGGACGTTCTCCTTCCACAATATGCAGAAAGCTTGATTTATGGAGCTCTTCTAGACTCTAAAGCAAGCGAGCATGCTGCAAGGATGACAGCGATGAGGAACGCGACAGATAACGCCCATGAATTGATCAGTTCTTACAGTTTGACATATAACCGTGCACGCCAGGCCGCGATTACTCAGGAAATTACCGAGATCGTCGGCGGGGCATCCGCGTTGGAGTAG